Proteins encoded within one genomic window of Columba livia isolate bColLiv1 breed racing homer chromosome 1, bColLiv1.pat.W.v2, whole genome shotgun sequence:
- the LOC135576473 gene encoding uncharacterized protein C12orf50 homolog isoform X2, with product MTTLFLLQQKYSHVACFWEKQPSGCVRINCAFHHSKPRNINGLFLPPSNNVPLLQGSQERTVHPAHHQESLRNQENIFLPVHAPLIISLKKEEEDEEDDEEIENYVSNWVPKTAAEIEEERAIKEICYKTGEYYRIQSPQEHQSAQTVSSPQEKEKLHSETTKRDLQKGDGSRIPRTFINTKREGEISGRRIPAERIPRRDRRSFDNGGFHTSDPKGKQTYQSRGQRKDDETASYVPRGRAAGRKTYCDSSEPRRSTYVFYRTVNVKQEPKFNGSTDKYTSGSYNAPTWRKGNPRAKMLPKFETTVERQEVNGKQEAYVKRRTG from the exons ATGACAActctttttctcctgcagcagaagtACAGCCACGTTGCCTGTTTCTGGGAAAAACAACCCTCAGGCTGTGTGAGAATAAATTGTGCTTTCCATCATAGCAAACCCCGAAATATAAATGGACTTTTTCTGCCACCTAGTAACA ATGTGCCATTGCTACAGGGTAGCCAAGAAAGGACTGTGCATCCAGCCCATCATCAAGAATCCCTCCGAAATCAAGAGAATATTTTCCTACCAGTTCATGCTCCACTGATTATAAGCctcaagaaagaagaggaagatgaagaggacgATGAAGAAATAGAGAACT ATGTTTCCAACTGGGTGCCTAAGACTGCTGCAGAAATTGAAGAGGAAAGAGCCATAAAGGAAATATGCTATAAAACTG GAGAGTATTACAGGATCCAGTCCCCTCAGGAACACCAATCAGCACAAACTGTGTCTTCacctcaggaaaaggagaaattacacTCGGAAACTACCAAGCGAGACTTGCAGAAAG GTGATGGTAGTAGAATCCCCAGAACATTTATTAATacaaaaagagaaggagagatTTCAGGAAGGAGAATACCAGCCGAGCGTATTCCCAGAAGAGATCGTCGATCCTTTGACAATGGAG GATTTCACACTTCTGAccccaaaggaaaacaaacttaCCAATCAAGGGGTCAGAGGAAGGATGATGAAACTGCTTCTTATGTTCCTCGTGGGAGAGCAGCTGGAAGAAAGACTTATTGTGATTCTTCAGAACCTCGAAGATCAACATATGTTTTCTACCGCACTGTCAATGTCAAACAAGAACCAAAGTTCAATGGATCTACAG ACAAATACACTTCAGGATCTTACAATGCACCAACTTGGAGGAAAGGAAATCCACGTGCAAAAATGCTCCCTAAATTTGAAACAACCGTTGAG AGACAAGAAGTGAATGGGAAACAAGAAGCATACGTTAAACGGAGAACTGGATGA
- the LOC135576473 gene encoding uncharacterized protein C12orf50 homolog isoform X1, with the protein MTTLFLLQQKYSHVACFWEKQPSGCVRINCAFHHSKPRNINGLFLPPSNNVPLLQGSQERTVHPAHHQESLRNQENIFLPVHAPLIISLKKEEEDEEDDEEIENYVSNWVPKTAAEIEEERAIKEICYKTGEYYRIQSPQEHQSAQTVSSPQEKEKLHSETTKRDLQKGDGSRIPRTFINTKREGEISGRRIPAERIPRRDRRSFDNGGFHTSDPKGKQTYQSRGQRKDDETASYVPRGRAAGRKTYCDSSEPRRSTYVFYRTVNVKQEPKFNGSTDKYTSGSYNAPTWRKGNPRAKMLPKFETTVEVTDKTFLPLILFHKSNRPLPT; encoded by the exons ATGACAActctttttctcctgcagcagaagtACAGCCACGTTGCCTGTTTCTGGGAAAAACAACCCTCAGGCTGTGTGAGAATAAATTGTGCTTTCCATCATAGCAAACCCCGAAATATAAATGGACTTTTTCTGCCACCTAGTAACA ATGTGCCATTGCTACAGGGTAGCCAAGAAAGGACTGTGCATCCAGCCCATCATCAAGAATCCCTCCGAAATCAAGAGAATATTTTCCTACCAGTTCATGCTCCACTGATTATAAGCctcaagaaagaagaggaagatgaagaggacgATGAAGAAATAGAGAACT ATGTTTCCAACTGGGTGCCTAAGACTGCTGCAGAAATTGAAGAGGAAAGAGCCATAAAGGAAATATGCTATAAAACTG GAGAGTATTACAGGATCCAGTCCCCTCAGGAACACCAATCAGCACAAACTGTGTCTTCacctcaggaaaaggagaaattacacTCGGAAACTACCAAGCGAGACTTGCAGAAAG GTGATGGTAGTAGAATCCCCAGAACATTTATTAATacaaaaagagaaggagagatTTCAGGAAGGAGAATACCAGCCGAGCGTATTCCCAGAAGAGATCGTCGATCCTTTGACAATGGAG GATTTCACACTTCTGAccccaaaggaaaacaaacttaCCAATCAAGGGGTCAGAGGAAGGATGATGAAACTGCTTCTTATGTTCCTCGTGGGAGAGCAGCTGGAAGAAAGACTTATTGTGATTCTTCAGAACCTCGAAGATCAACATATGTTTTCTACCGCACTGTCAATGTCAAACAAGAACCAAAGTTCAATGGATCTACAG ACAAATACACTTCAGGATCTTACAATGCACCAACTTGGAGGAAAGGAAATCCACGTGCAAAAATGCTCCCTAAATTTGAAACAACCGTTGAGGTAACTGATAAGACATTTTTACCATTAATTCTTTTTCACAAAAGCAACAGGCCTCTCCCCACCTAG